In Finegoldia magna ATCC 53516, a genomic segment contains:
- a CDS encoding ABC transporter ATP-binding protein, with product MIQNYALYPHLNVYDNIGFGLKIRGVDKNTRDKSIRKTAEMLSLTPYLKRKPIELSGGQRQRVALGRAIVKESEIFLMDEPLSNLDAKLRIHMRKELVELQQNLGSTVIYVTHDQTEAMTMASRIVCLKDGIIQQVGTPEELYSNPNNMFVGGFLGSPPMNFIKGKIEDAKFYDESSNYICDVNQDSAKDVVLGIRPENIKISNNDSGIKVPVKLIELLGADYNIHAELYGNKITINTDANRYIKDKDELNIVFDANKLLFFDPKTEMRLFLED from the coding sequence ATTATCCAAAACTATGCATTATATCCTCATTTAAATGTTTATGACAATATCGGATTTGGTTTAAAAATCAGAGGTGTTGACAAAAATACAAGAGATAAGAGCATTCGAAAAACAGCGGAAATGTTAAGTTTGACACCTTATCTTAAAAGAAAACCTATTGAGTTATCTGGTGGTCAACGTCAAAGAGTTGCATTAGGGAGAGCAATAGTAAAAGAATCTGAAATATTTTTAATGGATGAACCTTTGTCAAATTTGGATGCAAAGTTAAGAATTCACATGAGAAAAGAATTAGTAGAATTACAACAAAATTTAGGTTCTACAGTTATTTATGTAACACATGATCAAACAGAAGCAATGACCATGGCAAGTCGAATTGTTTGCTTAAAAGATGGGATTATTCAACAAGTCGGGACGCCGGAAGAACTTTACTCTAATCCTAATAATATGTTCGTCGGGGGATTCTTAGGGTCTCCACCGATGAATTTTATAAAAGGGAAAATTGAAGACGCGAAATTCTATGATGAATCAAGTAATTATATATGCGATGTTAACCAAGATTCTGCTAAAGATGTTGTATTAGGAATTAGACCCGAGAACATCAAAATTTCTAATAATGATTCAGGAATTAAAGTTCCGGTGAAGTTAATAGAATTGCTTGGTGCTGATTATAATATTCACGCTGAGTTATATGGAAATAAAATTACTATAAATACAGATGCTAATAGATATATAAAAGATAAGGACGAATTAAACATTGTATTTGATGCAAATAAATTATTGTTTTTTGATCCAAAAACAGAAATGAGATT